The Candidatus Tanganyikabacteria bacterium genome window below encodes:
- a CDS encoding HNH endonuclease, which translates to MPFAKTLPPVPEVPVARMSRSEVRRLAHAYGHHKRHAAYRFSALMPVVSRNRIFMDDHCLDIYEWAAKFGGMTRPEVDRILALWEIIGEYDCLWRLLADGVGITKLERAAPHVTPDNAGWMAKQVESLTKPELEAFLRGLRRSLAAADQAAAGQAVATGGATVAEARPVAMVRSVSPLLPGFDPARAEPATCAAPAATRAKCAESSTDYPLAPAPATGPVPQPLPTSTPPTSTPPTSTPPTCTPPTCTPPSSPPGSSTPPISAPPVASERVPSPTRPTPPAAIRLSLELDPIGEKRVRELQDIYERLHGRPIGLGQLVSLLARWAILQGNLPSLEDLAAGGIGCAGAEGTTFDGTMRGPAAPDVAALDAAALDVAMPDAATPGAAVPETGGGAGEQAKAGRKPLPVGRKFQPRLLEVVVSIAETGWRFVRTGAGWVPVADGCLAGFLTRGQAVPLGNLHVAAIAASRDVTGERYWPVAVERYLLARSGGYCEVGDCRRRAVAAHHRKRFAHDPSHHPDDLVCACGEHHGLAQNGRFRDESLDPAAWGTLAVGEEATLCEADRQFLEVRKKAVMP; encoded by the coding sequence ATGCCATTCGCGAAGACGCTCCCGCCAGTCCCGGAAGTTCCTGTCGCGCGCATGTCGCGCTCCGAGGTAAGGCGCCTGGCCCATGCCTACGGGCATCACAAGCGCCACGCCGCCTATCGCTTCTCGGCGCTCATGCCCGTCGTCTCCCGGAACCGGATATTCATGGACGACCACTGCCTGGACATCTACGAGTGGGCGGCGAAGTTCGGGGGCATGACTCGGCCCGAAGTCGATCGCATCCTCGCGCTCTGGGAGATCATCGGCGAGTACGACTGCCTCTGGCGCCTCCTGGCCGACGGCGTCGGCATCACCAAGCTCGAGCGTGCCGCACCGCACGTGACGCCAGACAATGCCGGGTGGATGGCGAAGCAGGTGGAGAGCCTGACCAAGCCTGAACTCGAAGCATTCCTGCGCGGTCTGCGCCGGTCGCTGGCCGCCGCCGATCAGGCCGCCGCCGGGCAGGCCGTGGCGACCGGCGGCGCCACTGTCGCCGAGGCGCGTCCGGTGGCAATGGTCCGATCGGTCTCTCCGCTGCTGCCCGGATTCGACCCCGCGCGGGCGGAGCCGGCCACCTGCGCAGCTCCGGCAGCCACCCGGGCGAAATGCGCTGAATCATCGACCGATTACCCGTTAGCTCCCGCGCCGGCGACTGGTCCAGTACCTCAGCCGCTGCCTACCAGCACGCCGCCTACCAGCACGCCGCCTACCAGCACGCCACCTACCTGCACGCCACCTACCTGCACGCCGCCTTCCAGCCCGCCAGGTTCCAGCACGCCGCCTATCAGCGCGCCGCCTGTGGCTTCGGAAAGGGTACCCTCGCCAACTCGCCCGACGCCCCCGGCAGCGATCAGGCTGTCGCTGGAACTGGACCCTATCGGCGAGAAGCGCGTGCGCGAACTCCAGGACATCTACGAGCGCCTCCACGGGCGACCGATCGGTCTCGGGCAATTGGTGTCGCTGCTGGCTCGGTGGGCCATCTTGCAGGGCAATCTTCCCTCTCTCGAGGATCTCGCGGCCGGCGGGATCGGATGTGCAGGCGCCGAGGGCACCACTTTCGACGGCACGATGCGTGGTCCGGCCGCGCCCGATGTTGCCGCGCTCGACGCCGCGGCGCTCGACGTCGCGATGCCCGACGCCGCCACGCCAGGCGCCGCCGTCCCGGAAACGGGCGGAGGAGCTGGCGAGCAAGCGAAGGCAGGGCGGAAGCCGTTGCCCGTGGGCAGGAAGTTCCAGCCGCGGTTGCTGGAGGTCGTCGTCAGCATCGCCGAGACCGGGTGGCGGTTTGTCCGGACGGGCGCCGGGTGGGTCCCGGTCGCGGACGGCTGCCTCGCCGGCTTCCTCACGCGCGGCCAGGCGGTGCCGCTGGGCAACCTGCACGTGGCCGCCATCGCCGCGTCGCGGGACGTGACCGGCGAGCGCTACTGGCCCGTAGCGGTCGAGCGCTATCTCCTGGCCCGGTCCGGAGGGTACTGCGAGGTCGGCGACTGCCGGCGGCGGGCCGTGGCGGCCCATCATCGCAAGCGGTTCGCCCACGATCCCTCCCATCATCCGGACGATCTGGTCTGCGCGTGCGGCGAGCACCACGGGCTGGCGCAGAATGGCCGGTTTCGGGACGAGAGCCTCGATCCCGCCGCGTGGGGCACGCTGGCAGTGGGCGAGGAGGCCACGCTGTGCGAGGCCGACCGGCAGTTCCTGGAGGTCCGAAAGAAGGCCGTGATGCCGTAG